In a genomic window of Lacrimispora sp. BS-2:
- a CDS encoding bifunctional adenosylcobinamide kinase/adenosylcobinamide-phosphate guanylyltransferase, whose amino-acid sequence MILIIGGALQGKLAFAMELAKSAGKMAETEGKTPFNPLFVNSLPRITGHQLDMQAYPLDSSVCKGEKGEEYEIAEGSRDSFEAAMTCRVIHGLHEYIRRLLKEGKSVDAFLEAVQGQNPDVIITSNELGCGIVPFDPEDREWREVSGRASVRLARTSREVYRMVCGIGTRIK is encoded by the coding sequence ATGATATTGATTATAGGCGGAGCATTGCAGGGAAAGCTGGCCTTCGCCATGGAGCTGGCAAAGAGTGCCGGAAAAATGGCGGAAACCGAAGGGAAAACGCCTTTTAATCCCCTGTTTGTGAACAGCTTGCCCCGCATCACCGGGCATCAATTGGATATGCAGGCATATCCGCTTGATTCATCAGTATGCAAAGGTGAGAAAGGTGAAGAGTATGAGATCGCAGAAGGCAGCAGGGACAGCTTTGAAGCTGCCATGACATGCCGGGTCATCCATGGCCTTCACGAGTATATAAGACGGCTTTTAAAAGAAGGAAAAAGCGTTGATGCCTTTCTTGAGGCGGTCCAGGGGCAAAATCCCGATGTCATTATTACCTCCAATGAACTGGGCTGCGGCATCGTGCCTTTTGATCCGGAAGACAGGGAATGGAGAGAAGTGTCAGGAAGAGCATCAGTAAGATTAGCCAGGACTTCCAGGGAAGTTTACCGTATGGTATGCGGAATTGGGACCCGGATTAAATAG
- the cbiB gene encoding adenosylcobinamide-phosphate synthase CbiB produces the protein MIRLHLAAVLTGCFLDLCVGDPRFLWHPVCGIGSLISWLEKKLRKRFPKDEMGERRAGLWLVILVLLVTGTTSAAILWTAYFLSPYAGFFIESVMCGQMMAWRSLREESMKVYKAFSRGDVEGARQAVSMIVGRDTKALSEEGIIKAAVETVAENTSDGIVAPLLFMALFGGVGVFLYKAVNTMDSMVGYKNERYLWFGRAAARLDDICNFIPARLSAALMIGAGYVCQFIYGMRKKENPYSGRNGLMIFKRDRFNHKSPNSAQTEAVCAGVLQIQLAGDACYFGKLYEKPTIGDPVRPVEYKDIPRANHLMTVTYVLGLIPVCLLFLLTF, from the coding sequence ATGATACGACTACATTTAGCAGCAGTGCTGACAGGATGCTTTCTGGATCTGTGCGTTGGCGATCCCCGTTTCCTTTGGCATCCGGTATGCGGGATTGGCTCTCTCATAAGCTGGCTGGAAAAAAAGCTCAGGAAAAGGTTCCCCAAGGATGAAATGGGGGAAAGAAGAGCTGGTTTATGGCTGGTGATCCTTGTGCTTTTGGTCACAGGCACCACGTCTGCGGCAATTCTTTGGACTGCTTACTTCCTTTCCCCTTATGCGGGGTTTTTCATAGAAAGCGTGATGTGCGGTCAGATGATGGCATGGCGTTCCCTGAGGGAAGAAAGCATGAAGGTTTATAAGGCCTTTTCCAGAGGGGATGTGGAAGGAGCCAGGCAGGCCGTATCCATGATCGTGGGCCGGGATACAAAAGCCTTGTCTGAAGAAGGAATCATAAAGGCGGCAGTAGAAACCGTGGCGGAAAATACCTCCGATGGAATCGTGGCTCCTCTGCTTTTCATGGCTCTTTTTGGAGGAGTGGGAGTGTTTTTATACAAGGCAGTAAACACCATGGATTCCATGGTGGGCTATAAAAATGAACGGTATCTCTGGTTTGGACGGGCAGCGGCCAGGCTTGATGATATCTGCAATTTCATACCGGCCCGATTATCAGCGGCTCTTATGATAGGAGCAGGATATGTGTGCCAGTTTATTTACGGAATGAGAAAGAAAGAAAACCCATACAGCGGCAGGAATGGCCTCATGATATTTAAAAGGGACCGCTTTAATCACAAAAGTCCTAATTCAGCCCAGACGGAAGCAGTCTGCGCAGGGGTGCTGCAGATCCAGCTTGCAGGGGATGCCTGTTATTTTGGAAAGCTATATGAAAAGCCCACCATTGGAGATCCTGTAAGACCGGTGGAATACAAGGATATTCCCAGGGCCAATCATCTTATGACGGTTACTTATGTGTTGGGGCTGATTCCTGTATGTTTGCTGTTCCTCTTGACTTTTTAA
- a CDS encoding threonine-phosphate decarboxylase — MEYQHGGDIYTNNVTIDYSANINPLGLPPGVKEALYQAAGSCSCYPDSRSMRLRKELARFHGVLAENIICGNGAADLIFQVVQALKPKNALLIAPSFLEYEQALKASSCNISYFSLKEENGFRLYEKELIDWLEKGGINVQMLFLCNPNNPTGFGAEKEGMAAILKYSRDRGIFCVVDECFNEFLQEPDRYSVLDLIGRGGYENVFLLKAFTKLYAMAGLRLGYGICTGKKVLDQMNLIRQPWSVSSLAQAAGEAALMETEYVEETRQMIASEREYLKTALSSLGFQVFDSMANYIFFRDLRPEALTREKLLYKQLLDRKVLIRSCSNYRGLDDTYYRICVKQREENEEFLSILKSIVTEGK; from the coding sequence ATGGAATACCAGCATGGTGGAGATATTTATACCAATAATGTTACAATAGACTATTCAGCCAACATAAATCCCCTGGGGCTTCCCCCTGGGGTAAAAGAGGCTCTTTATCAAGCAGCCGGCAGCTGTTCCTGTTACCCGGACAGCAGGTCCATGAGGCTTCGTAAGGAGCTTGCAAGGTTTCACGGCGTTTTGGCAGAGAACATCATCTGCGGAAACGGGGCTGCGGATTTGATCTTTCAGGTTGTACAGGCATTAAAGCCGAAAAATGCCCTGCTGATCGCTCCCTCATTTCTGGAATATGAACAGGCCCTTAAGGCATCTTCCTGCAATATTTCGTATTTTAGCTTAAAAGAGGAAAACGGGTTTCGGCTGTATGAAAAGGAACTGATAGACTGGCTGGAAAAAGGCGGGATTAATGTCCAAATGCTGTTTTTATGCAATCCCAATAATCCCACCGGCTTTGGGGCGGAAAAGGAAGGGATGGCTGCAATTCTTAAATATTCCAGGGACCGCGGGATCTTTTGCGTGGTAGATGAATGCTTTAATGAATTCCTGCAGGAGCCGGACCGGTATTCGGTCCTTGATCTCATAGGACGCGGCGGATATGAAAACGTCTTCCTTTTAAAGGCATTTACAAAACTATACGCCATGGCCGGGCTGCGATTGGGCTATGGGATATGTACAGGAAAAAAGGTTCTGGACCAGATGAATCTCATACGGCAGCCCTGGAGCGTTTCAAGCCTTGCCCAGGCGGCAGGAGAGGCAGCGCTTATGGAGACGGAATACGTAGAGGAAACAAGGCAGATGATTGCCAGTGAACGGGAGTATTTAAAAACAGCCCTTTCTTCCCTTGGATTTCAGGTTTTTGATTCCATGGCTAATTATATTTTTTTCAGGGATTTGAGGCCAGAGGCCCTTACCCGGGAAAAACTGCTTTATAAGCAGCTTCTGGACCGGAAAGTCCTGATACGTTCCTGCTCCAATTACAGAGGGCTTGATGATACCTATTACCGGATCTGTGTCAAGCAGCGGGAGGAAAATGAAGAATTTCTTTCCATATTGAAATCCATAGTGACAGAAGGGAAATAA
- a CDS encoding cobyric acid synthase: MAKTIMIQGTMSNAGKSLIAAGLCRIFKQDGYRVAPFKSQNMALNSYITEEGLEMGRAQAVQAEAAGVKPEAAMNPILLKPTNDIGSQVIVNGISIGNMPAREYFAYKKKLVPEVERAFHKLSEEYDIIVIEGAGSPAEINLKQDDIVNMGMAKMANAPVLLVGDIDRGGVFAQLYGTVMLLEPDERALIKGLIVNKFRGDKSILEPGLDMIEKQLSIPVAGVVPYMDVELEEEDSLGNHLAGTARTDRTAVEIAVIRMPRISNFTDFQVFTTIPWVCLRYVDRVSDLGNPDLVILPGSKNTIGDLLWMRESGLEAAILKLQAREVPVFGICGGFQMLGESISDPFQVESEAAAMPVRGMGLLPVRTVFGKEKTRTRVAGSCTSVGGIFEELSGMEVEGYEIHMGETTRSVPPLSYVMESQSGSHLAKMDGCQRGNVYGTYIHGFFDKEGIAMTIAEALAKKKGLTIEPDGGFNYQEYKEEQYERLAAQLRNSLDMERIYGIMFTKAMSSVK, translated from the coding sequence ATGGCAAAGACGATCATGATACAAGGAACCATGTCCAATGCAGGAAAAAGTCTGATTGCAGCCGGCTTATGCCGGATATTCAAACAGGATGGCTACCGGGTGGCACCTTTTAAATCCCAGAACATGGCCTTAAATTCCTATATTACAGAAGAGGGGCTGGAAATGGGAAGGGCCCAGGCGGTCCAGGCGGAGGCAGCCGGAGTAAAGCCGGAGGCGGCCATGAACCCCATCCTGTTAAAGCCCACCAATGACATTGGGTCCCAGGTAATTGTAAACGGCATATCCATTGGTAATATGCCTGCAAGGGAGTATTTTGCATACAAAAAAAAGCTGGTGCCCGAGGTTGAACGGGCATTCCATAAGCTTTCAGAGGAATACGATATCATCGTCATAGAAGGAGCCGGAAGTCCGGCTGAGATTAATTTAAAGCAGGATGATATCGTAAATATGGGAATGGCAAAAATGGCAAATGCCCCGGTGCTTCTGGTGGGAGACATTGACCGGGGAGGTGTGTTTGCACAGCTTTACGGAACCGTAATGCTTTTGGAACCAGATGAAAGAGCCTTGATCAAAGGCCTGATCGTCAATAAATTCCGTGGGGATAAATCCATTCTGGAACCAGGACTGGATATGATTGAGAAACAGCTTTCCATCCCGGTTGCCGGTGTGGTTCCATATATGGATGTGGAGCTGGAAGAGGAGGACAGCCTTGGAAACCACTTGGCAGGAACGGCCAGAACGGACCGGACCGCAGTGGAAATCGCCGTGATCCGGATGCCCAGAATTTCCAACTTCACGGATTTTCAGGTTTTCACTACCATACCATGGGTATGCCTGCGCTATGTGGACCGTGTTTCTGATCTGGGAAATCCGGACCTGGTCATTTTGCCTGGCAGTAAAAATACGATTGGAGATTTGCTTTGGATGCGGGAAAGCGGTCTGGAGGCGGCAATCCTTAAGCTTCAGGCAAGGGAAGTCCCTGTATTTGGAATCTGCGGCGGCTTTCAGATGCTTGGAGAAAGCATCTCCGATCCCTTCCAGGTGGAATCCGAAGCGGCTGCCATGCCGGTACGGGGCATGGGACTTTTACCGGTCCGTACCGTGTTTGGAAAGGAAAAGACCAGAACAAGAGTAGCAGGCTCCTGCACCAGCGTAGGCGGAATCTTTGAGGAACTGTCAGGCATGGAGGTGGAAGGTTATGAAATCCACATGGGAGAAACCACCAGATCCGTGCCGCCCCTTTCCTATGTCATGGAATCCCAGTCAGGCTCCCATTTAGCCAAAATGGACGGCTGCCAGAGAGGAAACGTGTACGGCACCTATATCCATGGCTTTTTTGATAAAGAAGGGATTGCAATGACCATTGCAGAAGCATTGGCAAAAAAGAAAGGCCTGACCATAGAGCCGGATGGCGGCTTTAACTACCAGGAATACAAGGAAGAGCAATATGAGCGTCTGGCCGCCCAATTAAGGAACAGCCTTGACATGGAAAGGATCTATGGGATAATGTTCACGAAAGCAATGAGCAGTGTGAAATAG
- a CDS encoding precorrin-8X methylmutase translates to MKFKELEQLLPEQIEKRSFELITMELGKKVLDPENELVIKRVIHTTADFEYADNLIFSPHAVREGMRALKEGVRIITDTNMGMAGINKPTLKRHGCTVNCFMSDEDVAEQAKLHHTTRACASMDKAAGLSEDCIFAVGNAPTALVRLYELIKEGKIHPRLIIGVPVGFVNVVQSKEMIMSLSDIPFIVARGRKGGSNVAAAIVNALLYQI, encoded by the coding sequence ATGAAATTTAAAGAACTGGAACAGCTGCTACCCGAACAAATAGAAAAAAGAAGTTTTGAACTGATAACCATGGAGCTTGGAAAAAAAGTCCTTGATCCGGAAAATGAACTGGTGATCAAACGGGTAATCCATACCACCGCTGATTTTGAATATGCGGATAATCTGATATTCTCCCCCCATGCCGTCAGGGAAGGAATGAGGGCATTAAAGGAAGGCGTCCGAATCATTACGGACACCAACATGGGAATGGCCGGCATTAATAAACCCACCTTAAAACGTCATGGCTGCACCGTCAACTGCTTCATGTCGGATGAGGATGTAGCGGAACAGGCCAAGCTTCACCACACCACCCGTGCCTGTGCCAGCATGGATAAAGCCGCAGGGCTTTCAGAAGATTGTATTTTTGCAGTAGGAAATGCGCCCACCGCCCTGGTACGTCTTTATGAATTGATAAAAGAAGGGAAAATCCATCCCAGGCTTATCATCGGAGTTCCTGTGGGCTTTGTCAATGTGGTCCAGTCAAAGGAAATGATCATGTCCCTTTCCGATATCCCCTTTATTGTAGCCAGGGGAAGAAAGGGAGGAAGCAATGTGGCAGCGGCAATCGTAAATGCCCTGCTTTATCAGATATAG
- a CDS encoding response regulator yields MELYSIILVDDEEEVRKSIIKKIEWQAAGFRVVGDAENGEDAMEKIEVLEPDVVLTDIRMPYMDGLALAEKVRQRYPSMKVVIFSGYDDFEYAQRAIKLNVTEYILKPVNVEELTSILKRIKGNLDQEIEEKRNLSRLRENYRKSLPIIREQFFNDLVHKDLSEELVEQKLKEYGVPVMGARKWIIVAIDVEKGEVRETLSLHNEEELIPISVMQIVREKLEGYCRFALFQSVSEAEMVVIVALDDDNSTTGLIDVLGDICRETKRILEVPVTMGIGKSFRELSGFREAYQSSIDALGYKAIAGRGTTIYINDMEPVGVGKLEFDSVTEADLISAIKFGPSEKIEAAVTRIIEKMESAKVHYRQQQVYMFGVLNSVLQMMQQYDLAPTDIMGGELKGMEIFDKIKKKEEFGQWIYKIAGKMNQFINQERDFTTRQVIQEAKQYIMDHYQNPDLSVEMICRHLHMSPAYFSTLFKKETGQAYIAYLTDVRLNKAVELLNKTDDKTYVVAAKVGYQEQNYFSYVFKKKFGVSPTKFRGAR; encoded by the coding sequence ATGGAATTATACAGCATAATTTTAGTAGATGACGAAGAAGAAGTGCGTAAAAGCATTATAAAGAAGATTGAATGGCAGGCAGCCGGATTCCGAGTGGTGGGGGATGCGGAAAATGGAGAAGACGCCATGGAAAAGATCGAGGTTTTGGAACCGGATGTAGTCTTAACGGATATCCGGATGCCCTACATGGATGGCCTGGCCCTTGCGGAAAAAGTGAGACAGCGGTATCCTTCCATGAAGGTGGTGATCTTTTCCGGCTACGATGATTTTGAATATGCCCAGAGAGCAATCAAGCTGAATGTAACGGAGTACATTTTAAAGCCGGTCAATGTGGAAGAACTGACCTCCATATTAAAAAGGATCAAGGGGAATCTGGACCAGGAAATAGAAGAAAAAAGGAATTTAAGCCGCCTTAGGGAAAATTACCGGAAAAGCCTCCCCATCATCAGGGAGCAGTTTTTCAATGACCTGGTGCACAAAGATCTTTCAGAGGAGCTGGTAGAACAGAAGCTTAAGGAATATGGCGTGCCAGTCATGGGGGCAAGGAAATGGATCATCGTTGCCATTGATGTGGAAAAGGGAGAGGTCAGGGAAACTCTTTCCCTTCACAATGAGGAGGAGCTGATCCCTATTTCTGTTATGCAGATCGTAAGGGAAAAATTAGAAGGTTATTGTAGGTTTGCCCTTTTCCAGTCTGTTTCAGAGGCGGAAATGGTGGTGATCGTGGCTCTTGATGATGACAACTCCACCACAGGGCTGATCGATGTTCTTGGAGATATCTGCAGAGAAACAAAGAGGATTCTGGAGGTTCCGGTCACCATGGGTATCGGCAAAAGCTTCCGGGAGCTGTCCGGTTTCCGGGAAGCCTACCAATCCTCCATTGATGCCCTGGGCTATAAAGCCATAGCCGGCAGGGGGACCACCATTTATATCAATGATATGGAGCCGGTGGGAGTAGGAAAACTGGAATTTGACAGTGTGACAGAAGCGGACCTGATCTCAGCCATAAAATTCGGTCCCAGCGAAAAGATCGAAGCAGCGGTTACCAGGATCATTGAAAAGATGGAATCAGCAAAAGTACATTACCGCCAGCAGCAGGTGTATATGTTCGGCGTTTTAAACAGTGTCCTTCAGATGATGCAGCAGTATGACCTGGCCCCCACGGACATTATGGGCGGGGAACTTAAGGGCATGGAGATCTTTGACAAGATTAAGAAGAAAGAGGAGTTCGGTCAGTGGATTTATAAAATTGCAGGAAAAATGAACCAGTTCATTAATCAGGAGCGCGATTTTACCACACGCCAGGTAATCCAGGAAGCAAAGCAGTATATTATGGACCACTACCAGAATCCGGATTTGTCTGTGGAAATGATATGCCGCCACCTTCATATGAGCCCTGCATATTTTTCCACCTTGTTTAAAAAAGAAACCGGGCAGGCTTACATCGCATATTTAACAGATGTCCGTCTTAATAAAGCGGTGGAACTGCTTAATAAAACCGATGATAAGACCTATGTGGTGGCAGCAAAGGTGGGGTACCAGGAACAGAACTATTTCAGCTATGTATTCAAGAAAAAATTTGGAGTATCACCGACTAAATTCCGCGGAGCCAGGTAA
- a CDS encoding sensor histidine kinase, protein MERKNISIRYTIFVYFTVTALAASLLITFSLYQRLSTQVGEMVQEENQSLIHQVARSVESYLLTVMKLSDSLYYGAVKNADLSSESINNEITLLYDNNKDNVDNIALFTQSGTMVEAVPAARLKSGLDVTRENWFLNALEKTENQHFSYPHVQYIFDSNENQYRWVISLSRAVELTEGTSTTQGVLLVDLSYSSLEHLFDGVTTGKGGYVYLISNDGQILYHPKIQLIDSGRMQENNMVAAGYKDGNHREEFQGETRIITVKSIGYTGWKIIGVTPKNVVSLNSIKTRLFIVFLITLILFILALINSYISSRITNPIKELEKSVGILEEGNLETPISIGGSYEIQHLGNSIKNMAKQIRVLMDDIVAEHEAKRKQEFDTLQSQINPHFLYNTLDIIVWMIENEQKTEAVKAVTALARFFRISLSKGKSVITVKDELEHVRNYLMIQHMRFKNKFSYVIDASEECMELASLKLVLQPLVENAIYHGMEFMDGDGEIILKVWKEGDDLCYMVKDNGLGMTEDQVAGLFSDQVHVTSKKGSGIGVKNVNERIKLYFGEKYGLTIESEPDEGTVITIRLPAVPYSTASVPVETGRTLPEKHGQ, encoded by the coding sequence ATGGAAAGAAAGAATATCAGCATTCGTTATACTATTTTTGTATATTTTACCGTGACTGCCTTAGCAGCCAGTCTTTTGATCACTTTTTCCTTATACCAGCGCCTTTCCACCCAGGTGGGGGAGATGGTGCAGGAGGAAAACCAGAGCCTCATTCACCAGGTAGCCAGGTCCGTGGAGTCCTATCTGCTTACGGTCATGAAGCTGTCGGATTCCCTGTATTACGGAGCCGTGAAAAATGCCGATTTATCCTCGGAATCCATTAATAACGAAATCACGCTCCTGTATGATAACAACAAGGATAATGTGGACAACATCGCACTCTTTACCCAATCAGGCACTATGGTGGAAGCGGTTCCTGCGGCAAGACTTAAAAGCGGTCTTGACGTGACCAGGGAGAACTGGTTTTTAAATGCTTTGGAGAAGACGGAAAACCAGCATTTTTCCTATCCCCATGTCCAGTATATTTTTGACAGCAACGAAAACCAGTACCGGTGGGTGATATCCTTATCAAGAGCCGTGGAGCTGACAGAGGGCACCTCTACCACCCAGGGCGTGCTATTGGTTGATTTAAGCTACTCCAGCCTGGAACATCTTTTTGACGGGGTGACCACAGGAAAGGGCGGCTATGTCTATTTAATCAGCAATGACGGGCAGATCCTGTACCATCCCAAGATCCAGCTCATCGACTCCGGGCGGATGCAGGAGAACAATATGGTGGCAGCCGGCTATAAGGACGGAAACCACCGGGAGGAATTTCAAGGGGAGACCCGGATCATTACAGTAAAATCCATTGGTTATACAGGCTGGAAGATCATTGGAGTGACACCTAAAAATGTGGTTTCCTTAAATTCCATTAAGACCAGGCTTTTTATCGTCTTCCTCATAACCCTGATCCTGTTCATACTTGCCCTGATCAACTCCTATATTTCATCCCGTATCACCAATCCCATCAAGGAGCTGGAAAAATCTGTGGGAATTCTGGAAGAAGGAAATTTGGAAACCCCTATTTCCATCGGGGGTTCCTACGAAATCCAGCATCTGGGGAATTCTATTAAAAATATGGCAAAACAGATCCGGGTTCTGATGGATGATATCGTGGCAGAGCATGAGGCGAAGAGAAAACAGGAATTTGACACCTTACAGTCACAGATCAATCCTCATTTCCTTTATAACACCCTTGATATAATTGTATGGATGATTGAAAACGAGCAAAAGACAGAGGCTGTCAAAGCTGTGACGGCCCTGGCCCGGTTTTTCCGGATCAGTTTAAGCAAGGGAAAGAGCGTTATCACGGTTAAGGATGAATTGGAGCACGTGCGGAATTATCTGATGATCCAGCACATGCGTTTTAAGAATAAGTTCTCCTATGTGATCGATGCATCTGAGGAATGTATGGAGCTTGCAAGCTTAAAGCTGGTATTGCAGCCCCTTGTGGAAAATGCCATTTATCATGGAATGGAATTCATGGATGGGGACGGAGAAATTATTTTAAAGGTCTGGAAAGAAGGAGATGACCTGTGCTATATGGTAAAAGACAATGGCCTTGGAATGACAGAAGACCAGGTGGCAGGCTTATTTTCCGATCAGGTCCATGTCACTTCAAAAAAGGGCTCAGGGATCGGCGTAAAAAATGTCAATGAGAGGATCAAGCTGTATTTTGGAGAAAAGTACGGCCTGACTATTGAGTCAGAGCCTGACGAAGGAACGGTGATCACCATCCGCCTTCCTGCGGTTCCCTATAGCACTGCCTCTGTGCCCGTTGAAACGGGGCGGACCCTGCCCGAAAAGCATGGGCAATGA